Proteins encoded by one window of Leptospira barantonii:
- the trpD gene encoding anthranilate phosphoribosyltransferase, whose translation MEPRTAILKLIDRKHLSTEEAEAFMGQVMRGEVSEILLSAFLTAMRANGESVEEVLGCTLALRKNALRPKTVFPFDLLDTCGTGGDGQGTINISTLSAITLASLGIKVAKHGNRSVSSHTGSSDILTRLGYKTEKTQEEVESHLVSQGFTFLFAPMWHPSMKYAGPVRKELGLRTVFNMIGPLSNPFSPQFQIIGVYEPELMELFIKVLQALGLKKAMVCHSRDGLDEFSIFAITDYSLLENGVISRHSFDPSSLNLPTLKKEEVYASSSDHAEALARRVLKGEEIAGSYAVALNAGAGLFVMGKASSIEEGSKIALDAILSGKTKKYFEDLISKE comes from the coding sequence GTGGAGCCTAGAACAGCCATTCTCAAACTGATCGATCGTAAACATCTGAGCACAGAGGAAGCGGAAGCTTTTATGGGCCAGGTGATGCGCGGCGAAGTTTCCGAAATTCTTCTTTCCGCATTCTTAACCGCGATGCGCGCCAACGGAGAATCCGTCGAAGAGGTGTTAGGTTGTACTCTTGCGCTTCGTAAAAACGCCCTCAGACCCAAGACCGTGTTCCCGTTCGATTTGTTGGACACCTGCGGAACCGGAGGAGACGGACAGGGAACGATCAATATCAGTACTCTTTCCGCGATCACTCTCGCGTCTTTGGGGATCAAGGTCGCCAAACACGGAAACAGATCGGTTTCTTCGCATACCGGATCGAGTGATATTCTTACGAGACTCGGTTATAAAACCGAAAAGACCCAGGAAGAAGTGGAATCTCATCTTGTCTCCCAAGGGTTTACGTTTTTATTCGCGCCGATGTGGCATCCATCCATGAAATACGCGGGTCCGGTTCGAAAGGAACTCGGATTGAGAACCGTATTTAACATGATCGGTCCTTTGTCGAATCCGTTCTCCCCTCAGTTTCAAATCATCGGTGTTTACGAACCGGAACTGATGGAGCTGTTCATCAAGGTTCTGCAAGCCTTGGGCCTCAAAAAGGCGATGGTTTGCCATTCTCGGGACGGGCTGGACGAGTTCTCGATCTTTGCGATCACGGATTATTCTTTATTGGAGAATGGGGTCATCAGTCGTCATTCTTTTGATCCTTCTTCGCTAAACCTGCCGACATTAAAGAAGGAAGAGGTTTACGCTTCTTCTTCCGATCACGCCGAGGCATTGGCTCGCAGAGTGTTGAAGGGAGAAGAGATCGCAGGTTCATACGCGGTCGCTTTGAATGCGGGCGCAGGACTTTTCGTCATGGGAAAGGCTTCGAGCATCGAAGAGGGAAGTAAAATCGCCTTGGACGCCATACTTTCGGGAAAAACAAAGAAGTATTTCGAAGATTTAATTTCCAAAGAGTAA
- the yajC gene encoding preprotein translocase subunit YajC — MNSIILLQLAQAAGEGDKSPFSTLLLIPIMLVIMYFLVIRPQRSEEKKRKEMIDNLKKGDEVVTSSGIHGKVVEIKDNNEVVVLNIAKDTNVSFTASTVVKKKQADK, encoded by the coding sequence TTGAATTCAATCATACTATTACAACTGGCTCAGGCCGCTGGAGAAGGCGATAAGTCTCCTTTTTCAACTCTGCTTCTGATCCCGATCATGCTCGTTATCATGTATTTTCTCGTGATTCGTCCTCAAAGAAGCGAAGAGAAAAAACGCAAAGAGATGATCGACAACCTCAAGAAGGGCGATGAGGTCGTAACGTCTTCCGGAATTCACGGTAAAGTCGTGGAGATCAAGGACAACAACGAAGTTGTGGTTCTGAACATCGCGAAGGATACGAACGTTTCCTTTACCGCAAGCACCGTTGTAAAAAAGAAACAAGCAGACAAATGA
- a CDS encoding SRP-less Sec system protein: MKKAAVSILIFLFLGNSILFSQDGEEIDFLEKVAEPKKTASKKSSGSSSSSSTKSSKKKEKKKSKKKKKKSSSTSPSNPEGTKKNVEPNGGEESSNSSSNNNTQNNSNNTTGSNTSNSSNNGKQSASKNPEEQQLASASNVDTGNLQKPYWVNEEMRIRPNSLPGYTASAEPAKSEQGPSFQNRLADILKLGEDKKKEEEKKKVQEGQKSGSFFGFLSEYKKPIIIVVFILLFALYRLKAGKSRGSSSRRSPVTINKMRRD, translated from the coding sequence ATGAAAAAAGCGGCGGTCTCCATTCTAATCTTTTTATTTCTTGGGAATTCGATTCTATTTTCCCAGGACGGGGAAGAAATCGACTTCCTCGAAAAGGTCGCGGAACCGAAAAAGACCGCTAGCAAAAAATCCTCCGGATCCTCTTCGTCTTCTTCCACGAAATCCTCCAAGAAGAAGGAAAAGAAAAAATCCAAAAAGAAAAAGAAGAAGTCTTCCTCCACTTCTCCCTCCAATCCGGAAGGAACCAAAAAGAACGTGGAACCGAACGGCGGAGAAGAATCTTCCAATTCCTCATCGAACAATAATACCCAAAACAATTCGAACAACACGACCGGTTCGAACACTTCCAATTCTTCGAACAACGGAAAACAATCCGCTTCGAAAAACCCGGAAGAACAACAGCTTGCAAGCGCGTCTAACGTGGACACGGGCAATCTTCAGAAACCGTATTGGGTGAACGAAGAAATGAGAATTCGCCCGAACAGCCTTCCGGGTTATACCGCTTCCGCGGAACCCGCGAAAAGCGAGCAGGGACCTTCCTTTCAAAACCGTCTTGCCGACATACTCAAGTTAGGCGAAGACAAGAAGAAAGAAGAGGAAAAAAAGAAGGTTCAAGAAGGACAAAAGTCCGGTTCCTTTTTCGGTTTTCTTTCGGAATATAAAAAACCGATCATCATCGTCGTCTTTATACTATTATTCGCTTTGTACAGACTGAAAGCCGGTAAATCTCGCGGAAGTTCCAGCCGAAGATCCCCGGTGACCATCAATAAAATGAGAAGAGACTAG
- the secD gene encoding protein translocase subunit SecD — translation MKSATWIFLPLVIILAATVILYPNFATRELEIAVRKEFVQLPEEQKKAILTKFEERWNHEYKQSDWAISPAPTSLKDEPFLLVKGRFITSAKINQISQENPELILEAKNKLRPTIVEEWITKGRPLTIKLGLDLQGGMRVAMKGDFEDYASKLRESYIKEIDNLNKTVADPSSDAKEKKKAKDRLEEIESYFELSPSRKLLELEKAKLIIDNRLTSQNLTEPQVRIQKDQDSIEVSLPGVTNSSQILEIIQNTETVEYRLEESENSAGQGLTYAAIIQQEENKVLETGKREETDIVKYQNIIKQKLGKAEQDRFLQTLEDKYKIPKDKFRVFAYWARGNNQNSPLLPRRFIVLEKAIALDGRDMRDARPSFENNSFGYIVSFTLTSSGAEKFFEITSQNKGRNLAIVWGDKVVSAPTIRGAIAGGVAQIDGSFAKEEAVDLANVISEGALPIPLRVLEMRFIGPTLGIESIEVGMKAVMIGFILVMLYMLFIYRLSGMVANIALFANIIILSALLSLMGFTLTLPGFAGIILTVGMAVDANVIIYERIKEELQAGKSASIAVAQGFDNAFWTIIDSNVTTLISGILMIRLGNGPIKGFAITLCWGIVTSLFTSLFLSRMVMDLLVNKLGVQKLQIGFKKLES, via the coding sequence TTGAAATCTGCGACATGGATTTTCCTGCCGCTCGTTATTATTTTAGCGGCAACGGTTATACTTTACCCCAACTTCGCAACGAGAGAGTTGGAAATTGCGGTAAGAAAAGAATTCGTTCAACTTCCCGAAGAACAGAAAAAAGCGATTCTTACAAAATTCGAAGAACGTTGGAATCACGAATACAAACAATCCGATTGGGCGATTTCTCCGGCGCCGACCTCGCTTAAGGACGAACCTTTCCTTTTAGTAAAAGGTAGATTCATCACTTCCGCGAAGATCAATCAGATCTCCCAGGAAAATCCAGAACTGATTCTCGAGGCGAAGAACAAACTTCGTCCTACGATCGTGGAAGAATGGATCACAAAAGGACGTCCTCTTACGATCAAACTCGGTCTCGACTTACAAGGTGGGATGAGAGTCGCGATGAAAGGGGATTTCGAAGACTACGCTTCCAAACTCCGTGAAAGTTATATTAAAGAAATTGATAATTTAAACAAGACGGTTGCGGATCCTTCCTCGGACGCGAAGGAAAAAAAGAAGGCGAAGGATCGTCTCGAAGAGATCGAAAGTTATTTCGAACTTTCTCCGAGCCGTAAGTTGCTTGAACTCGAGAAGGCGAAACTCATCATCGATAACCGTCTTACGAGCCAAAACCTAACCGAACCTCAGGTGAGAATTCAAAAAGATCAGGATTCGATCGAAGTATCGCTTCCGGGTGTGACCAATTCTTCCCAAATTTTGGAAATCATTCAGAATACCGAAACCGTGGAATACCGTTTGGAAGAATCGGAAAACTCCGCCGGTCAGGGTTTGACGTACGCGGCGATTATCCAACAGGAAGAAAACAAGGTCCTGGAAACCGGCAAACGCGAAGAAACCGATATCGTTAAATATCAGAATATTATAAAACAGAAATTGGGAAAGGCGGAACAGGATCGTTTCCTCCAAACTCTGGAAGATAAATATAAAATTCCAAAAGACAAGTTTAGAGTTTTTGCATATTGGGCGAGAGGGAACAATCAGAATTCCCCGTTGCTTCCGAGAAGATTTATCGTTCTCGAAAAAGCGATCGCTCTCGACGGAAGGGACATGCGCGACGCAAGACCTTCTTTTGAAAACAATTCCTTCGGTTATATCGTATCGTTTACGTTGACGAGTTCCGGCGCCGAAAAATTCTTCGAAATCACTTCTCAAAATAAGGGAAGAAACCTAGCCATCGTTTGGGGTGATAAGGTTGTTTCCGCACCGACCATTCGAGGCGCGATCGCGGGCGGTGTGGCTCAGATCGACGGGTCTTTTGCAAAAGAAGAGGCTGTGGATCTTGCAAACGTAATCAGCGAAGGAGCTCTTCCGATTCCGTTGCGAGTTCTTGAGATGAGATTTATCGGACCAACTCTCGGGATAGAATCCATCGAAGTCGGTATGAAAGCCGTAATGATCGGATTCATTCTCGTGATGTTGTATATGTTGTTCATCTACAGACTTTCCGGAATGGTGGCTAACATAGCCTTATTTGCGAACATCATCATCTTAAGCGCGCTTCTTTCCCTCATGGGATTCACTCTGACCCTTCCCGGATTTGCGGGGATCATCCTGACAGTCGGTATGGCGGTCGATGCGAACGTAATCATCTACGAAAGAATCAAGGAAGAATTGCAAGCCGGCAAATCCGCATCCATTGCGGTGGCGCAGGGTTTTGACAACGCGTTCTGGACGATCATAGACAGTAACGTGACCACGTTGATTTCCGGAATTCTGATGATCCGTCTCGGAAACGGACCGATCAAAGGATTTGCGATCACACTTTGTTGGGGTATCGTCACTTCTCTTTTTACGTCCTTGTTCCTCAGCCGAATGGTGATGGATCTTTTGGTCAATAAGCTGGGAGTTCAAAAACTCCAGATCGGCTTTAAAAAATTGGAGTCTTAA
- the secF gene encoding protein translocase subunit SecF, which produces MFDFIKYKYVSIGVSLALIVFGFTYTFVVHGGFANSLDFNGGLRTVIEFDKSVDRKKLETYFTENNIEAVLLLLDKDKNHYQIDIGLGSVDAILGKYKQKNSLKPEDKVDVSGIDALISILIADFGIDKSKVLSANQVGAVVGGELSSTGTTLLGLTMVIILAYISFRFQFKFALGAILALTHDLILTVAFIGFFQIKPSVPIIAALLTLLGYSINDTIVVFDRIRENAAGNLNETFGQTINSAINQTLGRTFNTSFATLISIIAIIIGGATELFDFAYVLTFGIIIGTYSSIFIAAPLVDIYDHVIRRVRG; this is translated from the coding sequence ATGTTTGATTTTATAAAATATAAATACGTTTCCATCGGCGTTTCACTCGCCCTAATTGTATTCGGATTTACTTATACGTTTGTGGTTCACGGAGGATTCGCCAATTCTCTGGACTTCAACGGAGGTCTTAGAACCGTAATCGAATTCGACAAATCCGTGGATCGTAAGAAACTCGAAACCTATTTCACCGAAAACAATATCGAAGCGGTTCTTCTTTTATTGGATAAGGATAAGAATCACTACCAGATCGATATCGGTCTCGGTTCCGTGGACGCGATTCTCGGAAAATACAAACAGAAGAATTCCTTAAAGCCGGAAGACAAGGTCGACGTATCCGGAATCGACGCATTGATTTCCATTTTGATCGCGGACTTCGGAATCGATAAAAGTAAGGTCTTAAGCGCGAACCAAGTGGGTGCGGTTGTGGGAGGAGAACTTTCTTCTACGGGAACCACACTTCTCGGTTTGACGATGGTCATCATTCTCGCTTATATCAGCTTCCGATTTCAATTCAAGTTCGCGTTGGGTGCGATCCTCGCGTTGACTCACGACTTGATTTTGACCGTGGCTTTCATCGGATTTTTTCAGATCAAACCGAGCGTTCCGATCATCGCGGCTTTGTTGACTCTTCTCGGATATTCGATCAACGATACGATCGTCGTTTTCGATAGAATCCGCGAGAACGCGGCCGGAAATCTGAACGAAACGTTCGGACAGACGATCAACTCCGCGATCAATCAAACTCTCGGAAGAACGTTTAACACCTCTTTTGCGACTTTGATTTCGATCATCGCGATCATCATCGGGGGCGCGACGGAACTATTCGATTTCGCTTACGTGCTTACATTCGGGATTATCATAGGAACTTATTCTTCGATCTTTATCGCCGCCCCACTTGTGGACATTTACGATCACGTAATACGGCGGGTTCGAGGCTGA